Below is a genomic region from Rosa chinensis cultivar Old Blush chromosome 5, RchiOBHm-V2, whole genome shotgun sequence.
GTAGTTGCTAGTCAAGAACTCTCTTAACTTTGAAATTCATGATTGTAAGTATCTAACCATTCGACCACTAAATTAGAGAGAGATCAAAACCTCAGTTTACATGGTGAACTATGAGAGGCACAATTTTGAAGGTCTGTTGCACTGTAGTTGGCACAAGTTTTTGTGGTTTAAACTTTCAAAGTTTACAACACAGAATTGCTTATAGGAATTAAAACTAACTTGAGAAAAGGCAATGGTCATTCCTCAACACCTCAGAGGAATCCTATCTTTAGATTGATCTTTCAAGATAATATAAATGTATTTGCAAGTGTAACCAAAGCAGCCACCAGATTTACACTAAGGAACCCAAGCAAATACAAGATATgtataaaattgaaatttgaaactttgaaagagCAGATGAGTATAACCAAATAATATGTAATTCAAGGTAGTTAATTTATAGATCACCTGCAAGCTTTCCATTGACAAAAGCATGAAGAGCATGGCCAAGAGATTCCACGTGAAGATCAGCTTTATATCCATCTTTGACATCAATGCTGCCAAATTGATGTAGAAGGGATATTTAAATGTTTAAGAAATCAAGACAACTAGCTGAAAAGGCAATTAACACATCTTGAGAAAGCAATTACACAAACATTAAGCTTGCATACCTTGTAGAGTACCATAAATAGTCACTTTTATCAGCTGTAGTGTTTATCTGCTCCAATAATCCCTTTCTAGTAAATGCATCAGCCTTTGAGATACCCACTGGTTCATTTATCCAACTCCAGCCTGAGCCCACGGCTCCAGTGGGCTCAACATCAGCTGAAATTGATTGACGCATGAAGCTTGGAATCATAGCCGCAGTGTTAATCTGTCATGACAATATTATTTAGTTGCTTATGAAACGATCATACACTTTTCTGAACACCTCTGAAGGAAGTCATGTGCATAGAAGCTAAGGAAGCAAACCTTTGCGGTGTTAAGCACTACATTTTTGCAGTCAGGTAAGATGCTCACAGACCATGCAGGCAATTGATATGAATTTCCATTGAAAGTCACAGTGGCATCAGATTTGGTGTCGACATTGGCAAGAAAAGCAGAACATACTGATCCTGTTTTGTAAACAGCTGCCTGCATatacaaataattaaaaaaaattacacgttAATGACTAAATATAATATGCTGTTTTACTGAGCATAAAAGTGAAAGCTAGAAGATCTAAGATGAGAAGAACACTATGATCAAATTTTGGAGATCTCTATGAATGAGTCTTGGGAGCAACAACCATACAACTTTTTAGTTGAGAAGTCTTCATTTCAGATTCCCCAGATTATCATTTCTTAGATATTCTAAAAGTTTTAGCTTGTCCTAAGCTCTATAATTCTATTGCTCTGTTGTGCTGGTAAACAATAAATAAGTTGTGCCAAGTCCGCACTATATATGGCCATATGGAGCCATTCACCTATGGGATCTTGAAAACCAGACCTCCAGAAGAAGTTCAGCTACATATTCTTATGATAGCCACAAATCAGTCTCTGGCAAGAGTAAAGGATTCTACCTCAATGTTTTGACCAAGAGAAGAAATTGTTGGGTCAGTGGCCACCATTGCAGCTTCACAAAGCTTTATCGCCTTATGCACATCTTTTAGATGACCCCACTTTGGCTGCCTAAGAAGTCCTGCAACACaaatgaattgttaatttgatTCTCTATGGCATTCGTAATGCTGACAGCAGCTTATATTAATCTGCCGAAGTGCAGCAGTGTTTATTTTGAGTGTTAATGATCTAATAAGTATGTCTTCTCATAATAAAAACTATATTTTAAGATCAAAGTATTGCCCATCCCCTTGATGTCGAAGCATCAGGTTGACAGCAAATGTCAGTTCATTTACACACCACTAATGACGAAGAGTTTTGTATGGATAGATAGCAAACTGACCAACACCATCACCAGCAGTAAAGAAGTAATACAGAGATACCACATACCATACTCATCGAGTGGAGCATCATAGTCATAACTTGTAGCAATAAAAGGTCCTCCACTAGACCGCCCAAAGTTGGTTCCACCATGGTACTGTTAAAGATCAACACAGAACAAATCACTGCATGTTTTCTTCCTGGCTTAAGACGCAATACTGAATTTTTTCCTAAAGCATTGAAACATCCCTATAATGTCCACTAATGAGAATACACTCCATATACAACTGCAGTACCATATAATAATTTTGGAAAGTTCCACCTCGCTGGTAGAAGCGTGCTACAGCAAATGCAAGGTCTTCCACCGGTCTCTGAGGTACAGCACCACCGAAGGAAAGAAACCTAGTGATCACAAACATTTGGAAGGTTACTTCAAGTTTAGACAAACTAGTTTTTAAAGTACCAACAATTTAATATCAATGTCCAAGCCCCTTACCATCCACTCCAATTCTCGGTCCAAATTTTAGGTGTGCTGTTAGAATTTGGGGTGAATTGATCACAGTAAAATCCATTGCAAGTGTTGATCTGTATAGAAAGCATGGTGCGAATGAAAGCTATTTTACACAAGGCCAATGCAATACAAATGAAAAGTGAACAAGAAAGTCTTACCACTGAAGAAGGTGCATCTGCTTGCTGGCACATGACCCAGGGCACCCCTGTATCCAAAGACACAGCCATGTTTGCTGCCCACTTAATGTAGGTTTTGGCGGCAGGCCCATATGGTTTATCAATGTTTCCATACTCGTTCTCGATCTGAGATAATTGacagaaaaaaattaatctCCTCTAGAAACCAAAGTCTCAAAGACCAAAATTGGGTGGCAACAAAATCAGATAGAGAATTCAACCTGGGATAAAATGATGGGTCCTCCCTGAGATGCATAAAGCTTCTCATTCTTCATCATTTCAACTATTTTGGCCGTGAACCGCTGCATTTCTGCCTGAAAACCATAGATATTTCAATCTAACTAATGAAGTTGAGAAAATAGCAGAAACACAAATGGGATAGAGGGATTAGAAACCTTGTACGGCTCATTATCAGTCCGCAGCTTAATTCCGGGTATAAAATGCAGCCAGAGAGGAAAGCCACTGTACAAAAATGGAACACAAACACAATTGCATGAAAACTCTTCCAGTACAACacccagctctctctctttattcccaaaaaaaaaaacaaggaaaaagaaaaagaaaagaccaATCAGAGCAATTAAGCAAGAACCGCAAAActtaatattaaaaaattcaTACCCATAATTCCATTCTGCGCACACATAAGGCCCAATTCGAAGATGCACATAGAGCCCTGCTGCTGCCACTGCCTTCACGAATCCAACCAAATCGTTCCTTCCCTCAAAATTGTACTGCAAGATTCTCATACAGTGAGTCACTATCACCAAGAatccagagaaaaaaaaaaaaaaagattttttggTTGCGGAGAAAACAAACCCAAGTATAAATACTAAAACCAAATCTAAAGATTATAGCTTTCTGATTACTTTTCCAACAATTGTACAGTAAAGAAAACCCCAAATggcaaaaaaaaacatgaacaaTCCGTAAAGCTTCAATCTTGATTGATTCCCACATTcatgaaatcaagaaaacacACCTTGCCTCGAACCGGTTCATGTGAGTTCCAAAACACATAGGTCTCGATCACATCCAGCCCTCCGTCCTTGGATTTCTGAATAAGGTCCGGCCACATCTGCACCCAAAACAAACACCAAACTTCAACATACAttgattcaaagtttcaaacaaagCGAAATCAAAACAGactaaaaaaaacagagagaaaccaACCTCTGGAGTGCTACGAGGGTAGTGAATAGAGCCAGAGACCAACACCCTGCGCTTTCCATCAATCACAAGCGCCCTGTGGTCGTAACTAACAGTTGCACAATACGACGCCATCGCCAAAACACCGACCACCAAAAGCACCACTATCTTAACATCAATTCCTGTCATTGCCAGAGCCATGCTGAAACCCCACTCTGTGGTTCAGCTACTATTTAACACAGTAGAGTTCTTGGTCTCCGGAAACcaatttcttaatttcttggagtGGTGGTTAATTAATATGGAGAGGCGTTTTCTGGCAGCATTTGGTTTGCTTCTGATGGTCTTTGTTGTGTTGTGTCAGAAATAACAAACACAACACTGTACACTACAGTGTTTTGATTTGCTTGCCCGCTTCCTGAAAACCAACGCTTGCAAACGAAGAGGGTGACGATCGGAGAGACGTCAGCAGCTCAGCAGCACTatcgtcgtcttcttcttcgtctggTTGCTCtgctcctccttcttcttcttcttcttcttcctgtgGCGCTTAGCTACTCTCTATCAGTAGTGCTCACCTACTCAGAGAAGAGAGTAATGAGAGTGCCTGAAATATAGAAGGGGAGGTTTTGGTTTGTTTTGCCTGCCATGTCATCCTGTACTGAAACGCGCAATAATTATCTGACAGGAAATTTCCGTTTTATATCATTTTTTTCCCGTTTGGtctgagttttatggtttttccTTCTATAGCCAGATATTttcgatttttttcttttttaggtaAGAATTATATGGTAACTCACACCATGTACAGCAAATACGACGAACATCTGAATTTGAAAAACTTTATCCACTATAACTGAATATGAAAAAGTCTATCCCAATGTATAGGGACAATATATAACAAATATTAAGGTGGCCAATATCAAATAATTTGTTGCAAAAAATTCagcaaaatttttaattaattaattattttaattttaaactaTCATGTTATAATATTTGTAAAATGGGGGAGAAAACTTTAAAATTGTGAATAGTACGTATATATGATTTGCAGAactacttttaaaaaaaattcatacgTATTTTATTCGCGTATTATATGAAAACTACTAACAAAGCTCTTTATCTCTCTGTCTTAgaatttttctgggttttgaattgAGTGACTCTTAGGGGAGGATTTTGTGCCCTTAGATGTTGTTACGTAGTGCATAGCACACTCTGCTATGGCCATTTCGTCCCTTCGGCGTTCAAGAGACAGATAGGCAAGCTGCATTGCTTTGTTAGTCGGGCAATGATGGTCCACGAGCAGAGTGAAGAGCGGTTCCTACTTCACTTTCTAATTTCGGTGAACTCATgcattctagggttcttgatgtGGCTCGTGGTTCTTTGTTAAGATAATTGTTCTAGTCGACTTTTACAATGGCTCGTCAACCATTGAGGGTGTTTCACTCTTCCTTGATTGTGCAGAGTCAACTGGAAACCTTCATTCGGCACTTCGTTTGGAGAAGATGGCCCAAGTTGTTGGAGACATTGTGGGTAGGTGATGTGTAGGATGATAGGTTCAGAGTTGTTGGTTCATAATATCCTTCCTGGTTGAGAGTTGTTGGTACATATATCCCTCTTTCGTCGTGGAAGTGTCATCCTTTAATGGTGGAGGACCCGATAATAAGTGAGCTATAGTAAGTGTGTAGTTATTACAAAAATGTTATTATCTTTATTTTATGTGGTGTGGAGCATTTACAGATGTAGAGCTTTCTCATCCTTACATGTGTGAAACCATGTTATGTAGTTTGGCTAAAGCGGGTACATGTTAAACACACATATTATGTTGTTAAAATTTGTGTTCCATTCCTGTTTGATCGATGCGTTCAAGTTTTATGCGGCATTCGGATTTCTTTTCTCTGTTCtatcaaacaaaacaaacgGTCAATTAAGATTTTGACGCTAGCTCTTTCCCCCACCCCACCcccacgaaaaaaaaaaaaaaaaaattgcaacctTATATGGACCCTGATTGACCAACTTACCCAGTGAATGGATTACGTTACAATAATATTCTATTACAAAAAATGATGGCCTAATTGCAAGTATAACGTCAATTATATAGTGAGGGTTTTGTAATTTAGTCGCAGTGAGCGGTTATGTCTTTGTTGTGTGTGAAAATGGTGtcttctcaaaaaagaaaaaaaagtgtgtGAAAATGGTGACCATTTACGTCAGGACCCGAGAAAAATCTcgtgaagaagaaaacaagaggGAGCAGAATCACTCCCATGAAGATCTATAGA
It encodes:
- the LOC112165298 gene encoding beta-galactosidase 8 — its product is MALAMTGIDVKIVVLLVVGVLAMASYCATVSYDHRALVIDGKRRVLVSGSIHYPRSTPEMWPDLIQKSKDGGLDVIETYVFWNSHEPVRGKYNFEGRNDLVGFVKAVAAAGLYVHLRIGPYVCAEWNYGGFPLWLHFIPGIKLRTDNEPYKAEMQRFTAKIVEMMKNEKLYASQGGPIILSQIENEYGNIDKPYGPAAKTYIKWAANMAVSLDTGVPWVMCQQADAPSSVINTCNGFYCDQFTPNSNSTPKIWTENWSGWFLSFGGAVPQRPVEDLAFAVARFYQRGGTFQNYYMYHGGTNFGRSSGGPFIATSYDYDAPLDEYGLLRQPKWGHLKDVHKAIKLCEAAMVATDPTISSLGQNIEAAVYKTGSVCSAFLANVDTKSDATVTFNGNSYQLPAWSVSILPDCKNVVLNTAKINTAAMIPSFMRQSISADVEPTGAVGSGWSWINEPVGISKADAFTRKGLLEQINTTADKSDYLWYSTSIDVKDGYKADLHVESLGHALHAFVNGKLAGSGTGNSGNAKVSVDIPVEFASGKNKIDLLSLTVGLQNYGSFFDLVGAGITGPVQLKGSTNGTTIDLSSQQWTYQIGLKGEDEDLPSGSSQWISQPTLPKNQPLTWYKTQFDAPGGSNPVALDFTGMGKGEAWVNGQSIGRYWPTNIAPKSGCPDTCNYRGAYSADKCRKNCGKPSQELYHVPRSWLKSSGNILVLFEEVGGDPTQLSFATRQVESLCSHVSESHPSPVDMWSSDSKAGRKSRPRLSLECPFPNQVISSIKFASYGRPSGTCGSFSHGSCRSRSALSIVQKACIGSKSCSIEVSTNTFGDPCKGVAKSLAVEVSCK